One part of the Mya arenaria isolate MELC-2E11 chromosome 3, ASM2691426v1 genome encodes these proteins:
- the LOC128229273 gene encoding protein shisa-4-like, with protein MENLLDGCRVLLVLISAHFASAGQCCNSYYDITFDYHDAKWCSSYCCGASTSGVFLSTSVGVLECCDNFLLAASSEDTSSICADFFLQNIWVPILIALGGLGSLICICVVVACCCQGGNHRGGVVQPAQPQTSLIMVAGSSNPQYPQGPYGAQQYPQGTYPPGNQAPGYPPGAAYPPGAVYPPPVYGAGTQSALPPKQSADHPSGADQS; from the exons CGCACTTTGCTAGCGCTGGTCAGTGCTGCAATTCATACTACGACATCACCTTCGACTACCACGACGCCAAGTGGTGCAGCTCCTACTGTTGCGGCGCCTCCACGTCCGGTGTGTTCCTTTCAACATCCGTGGGGGTCCTCGAATGTTGTGATAACTTCCTGTTGGCAGCCAGTTCTGAAGACACCTCGTCGATTTGTGCGGACTTCTTTCttcaaaacat TTGGGTCCCCATCCTGATCGCGCTTGGCGGCCTTGGATCCCTGATCTGTATTTGTGTTGTGGTAGCATGCTGTTGTCAGGGTGGCAATCACAGAGGCGGCGTTGTCCAGCCTGCGCAACCACAGACCA GTTTAATAATGGTTGCCGGAAGTAGCAATCCCCAATACCCACAAGGTCCATATGGAGCCCAGCAGTACCCTCAAGGCACGTACCCACCCGGGAACCAGGCTCCAGGTTACCCGCCTGGAGCAGCCTACCCACCTGGAGCCGTTTACCCACCACCCGTGTACGGAGCAGGGACCCAAAGTGCACTTCCGCCCAAACAGAGCGCTGATCATCCATCGGGTGCTGACCAATCTTAA